A window from Argopecten irradians isolate NY chromosome 3, Ai_NY, whole genome shotgun sequence encodes these proteins:
- the LOC138319262 gene encoding uncharacterized protein: MTAHSMGAFGAYKYAYSRYLKEREDKEKERKELEEGPETVWVTKRYIPTDLRVTAPVPRHKLLAPKELPPAEKHWVPTIEPPLRSFDRGPEAAIFKSHPSTRCEEYSTLKQMIPSSGSLIRVAPPNWGTAGGVPIMHSLVPARRYPMINSPMTKYVDDMHTTNKLFKLH, from the exons ATGACGGCCCACAGCATGGGCGCCTTTGGTGCCTACAAATATGCTTACAGTAGATACTTAAAGGAACGAGAGGACAAGGAAAAGGAGCGGAAGGAATTGGAGGAAGGACCAGAAACTGTATGGGTAACGAAACGATACATCCCAACTGACCTTCGTGTTACTGCCCCAGTTCCTCGTCATAAACTTTTAGCCCCGAAAGAACTTCCTCCCGCAGAGAAACATTGGGTCCCTACCATTGAACCTCCTCTCAGAAGCTTTGATAGGGGTCCAGAGGCAGCTATATTTAAATCTCATCCCAGCACGCGGTGTGAGGAGTATTCCACATTGAAACAAATGATACCATCAAGTGGAAGTCTGATTCGAGTCGCTCCTCCGAACTGGGGTACTGCTGGAGGAGTACCCATTATGCACTCTTTGGTACCAGCACGTCGATACCCTATGATCAACAGTCCGATGACTAA ATATGTGGATGACATGCACACAACCAACAAACTCTTTAAACTTCATTGa